From a region of the Agromyces ramosus genome:
- the coaBC gene encoding bifunctional phosphopantothenoylcysteine decarboxylase/phosphopantothenate--cysteine ligase CoaBC → MKPLNIVVGITGGIAAYKAVGVVRALVLAGHDVHVLPTEGALRFVGRPTLEAISRNPVHTELYEGVAEVRHVAIGQAADLIVIAPATANSIAKLAAGLADDLLGNTVLASEAPLVIAPAMHTEMWRHPATQANIETLRARGVTIVGPAIGQLTGADSGPGRMEEPDAIVEAALARAGDVAAGTYGTGAPAQDLSGRRVVVSAGGTREPLDPVRFLGNRSSGKQGIAIASAARQRGADVTLIAANLEVAEPDGCDIRRVSTALELRDAVVDAAHGADVVIMAAAVADYRPASVSAGKIKKDRSDAGLTLELVRNPDILAELGHAPHGSTVLVGFAAETEADEGRLLELGRAKLDAKGADLLVVNRVGWHEGFATDENAVVIIGTGGEIVARAHGSKLSVAHAILDVVVADATTAAKAATTTKEHENT, encoded by the coding sequence GTGAAGCCCCTCAACATCGTCGTCGGCATCACCGGCGGCATCGCCGCGTACAAGGCCGTCGGCGTCGTGCGCGCCCTCGTGCTCGCAGGCCACGACGTGCATGTGCTCCCCACCGAGGGTGCGCTGCGATTCGTCGGGCGGCCGACCCTCGAGGCGATCTCGCGGAATCCGGTGCACACCGAGCTCTACGAGGGCGTCGCCGAAGTGCGGCACGTCGCCATCGGGCAAGCGGCCGACCTCATCGTCATCGCGCCGGCCACGGCGAACTCGATCGCGAAGCTCGCGGCCGGGCTCGCCGACGACCTCCTCGGCAACACCGTGCTCGCGAGCGAGGCGCCCCTCGTCATCGCACCGGCCATGCACACCGAGATGTGGCGTCATCCGGCGACCCAGGCGAACATCGAGACGCTCCGCGCGCGAGGCGTCACGATCGTCGGCCCGGCCATCGGCCAGCTCACGGGCGCCGACAGCGGCCCCGGCCGCATGGAGGAGCCCGACGCGATCGTCGAGGCGGCACTGGCACGCGCAGGCGACGTGGCAGCGGGCACGTACGGCACGGGTGCGCCGGCTCAGGACCTCAGCGGGCGTCGGGTCGTGGTCTCGGCGGGCGGCACCCGCGAACCGCTCGACCCCGTGCGGTTCCTCGGCAATCGCTCGAGCGGCAAGCAGGGCATCGCCATCGCCTCGGCCGCCCGCCAGCGCGGCGCGGACGTGACGCTCATCGCGGCGAACCTCGAGGTTGCCGAGCCCGACGGATGCGACATCCGCCGAGTGTCGACCGCCCTCGAGTTGCGCGACGCCGTCGTCGACGCCGCCCACGGTGCCGACGTCGTGATCATGGCCGCCGCGGTCGCCGACTACCGGCCGGCGAGCGTCAGCGCGGGCAAGATCAAGAAAGACCGGTCAGATGCCGGCCTCACGCTCGAGCTCGTGCGCAATCCCGACATCCTCGCGGAGCTCGGCCACGCCCCGCACGGAAGCACGGTGCTCGTCGGCTTCGCCGCCGAGACCGAGGCCGACGAAGGTCGATTGCTGGAGCTCGGGCGTGCCAAGCTCGATGCGAAGGGCGCCGACCTGCTCGTGGTGAACCGCGTCGGGTGGCACGAGGGCTTCGCGACCGACGAGAACGCGGTCGTCATCATCGGCACCGGTGGCGAGATCGTCGCCCGAGCGCACGGAAGCAAACTGTCGGTGGCGCACGCGATCCTCGATGTGGTTGTCGCCGACGCGACGACCGCGGCGAAGGCCGCGACGACCACGAAGGAACACGAGAACACATGA
- the rpoZ gene encoding DNA-directed RNA polymerase subunit omega, translating into MAEKLSGIIDPPIDDLLSKVDSKYQLVIFASKRARQINDYYADLHEGSLFDNVGPLVDSSIDDKPLSVALHEINEDKLRLRPTGE; encoded by the coding sequence ATGGCTGAGAAGCTGTCCGGCATCATCGATCCGCCCATCGACGACCTGCTCTCCAAGGTCGACTCGAAGTACCAGTTGGTCATCTTCGCGTCCAAGCGCGCACGCCAGATCAACGACTACTACGCCGACCTGCACGAAGGCAGCCTGTTCGACAACGTCGGCCCCCTCGTCGATTCCTCGATCGACGACAAGCCCCTCTCGGTCGCGCTCCACGAGATCAACGAGGACAAGCTCCGGCTCCGCCCCACCGGCGAATGA
- the gmk gene encoding guanylate kinase produces MKTSPPEVDRVAASRAAVAARRARAAVKAEIANGTRSPLDVLREAFEAPEGVEGRLRVTEFLTSIPAIGQTKSARIMQDLEISTSKRLGGLGRLQRRRLREFVADWVASHGGTGDRLVVLAGPTAVGKGTVASYIRRHHPDVRLSVSATTRAPRPGEVEGESYYFVGDAEFDRMVEAGELLEWATVHNAHRYGTPRRPVEEAIAAGDSVLLEIDIQGARSVRRAMPDATLVFLLPPTWDELVRRLVGRGTESPAEQQRRLETAKVELAAVDEFDHQVVNHEVGEAAQKVVDLMRPRKGRR; encoded by the coding sequence GTGAAGACGTCACCCCCCGAGGTCGACCGGGTCGCGGCATCCCGAGCCGCGGTCGCCGCCCGACGCGCCCGGGCGGCCGTGAAGGCCGAGATCGCGAACGGCACGCGCAGCCCGCTCGATGTGCTGCGTGAGGCGTTCGAAGCGCCAGAGGGCGTCGAGGGCCGCCTGCGGGTCACGGAGTTCCTCACGTCCATCCCGGCGATCGGGCAGACGAAGTCGGCCCGCATCATGCAGGACCTCGAGATCTCCACGTCCAAGCGCCTCGGCGGCCTCGGACGCCTGCAACGACGGCGGTTGCGCGAGTTCGTGGCCGACTGGGTCGCCTCCCACGGCGGCACCGGCGACCGGCTCGTGGTGCTCGCCGGCCCGACGGCGGTCGGCAAGGGCACGGTCGCGTCGTACATCCGCCGCCACCATCCCGATGTGCGACTCTCGGTCTCGGCGACGACGCGCGCGCCCCGTCCGGGCGAGGTCGAGGGCGAGAGCTACTACTTCGTGGGCGACGCCGAGTTCGACCGCATGGTCGAGGCGGGCGAATTGCTCGAGTGGGCGACCGTGCACAATGCGCACCGGTACGGGACGCCCCGGCGGCCCGTCGAGGAGGCGATCGCCGCCGGCGACAGCGTGCTGCTCGAGATCGACATCCAGGGTGCGCGGTCGGTACGCCGGGCGATGCCCGACGCCACGCTCGTCTTCCTGTTGCCCCCGACCTGGGACGAACTGGTGCGCCGGCTCGTGGGTCGCGGCACCGAGAGTCCGGCAGAACAGCAACGGCGTCTCGAGACCGCGAAGGTCGAGCTCGCCGCCGTCGACGAGTTCGATCACCAGGTCGTGAACCACGAGGTCGGCGAGGCGGCGCAGAAGGTCGTAGACTTGATGAGACCTCGCAAGGGTCGGCGTTGA
- the pyrF gene encoding orotidine-5'-phosphate decarboxylase, whose translation MSEPVPFGDRLEAVFAAYGRLCVGIDPHASLLAEWGQPDSAEGVREFGLRAVEAAADRVGIVKPQVAFFERHGAAGYAALERIMGEARDAGLLVIADVKRGDIGSSVEAYGDAWLRPGSSLEADAMTISAYQGLGSIEQVMVAAEEAGKGVFVLAATSNPEASAIQRAVLQQSSRAGSTVAGAITSGVVAWNQGRADASTRALGSAGVVLGATTDLALAGIDTNSEPPRPGLPVLAPGFGHQGGELSDLRLIYGSLAAGVIVSESRSILAAGPDGIADAIARRADQVGAVGV comes from the coding sequence ATGAGCGAGCCCGTTCCCTTCGGCGACCGACTCGAGGCCGTCTTCGCCGCCTACGGTCGGCTCTGCGTCGGCATCGACCCGCATGCGTCGCTCCTTGCGGAGTGGGGCCAGCCCGACTCCGCCGAGGGCGTGCGCGAGTTCGGCCTCCGCGCCGTCGAGGCTGCGGCCGACCGGGTCGGCATCGTCAAGCCGCAAGTAGCGTTCTTCGAACGGCACGGCGCAGCCGGCTATGCGGCGCTCGAGCGCATCATGGGCGAGGCCCGCGACGCAGGCCTCCTCGTCATCGCCGACGTGAAGCGCGGCGACATCGGCTCGAGCGTCGAAGCCTACGGCGACGCCTGGCTTCGCCCGGGCTCGAGCCTCGAGGCCGACGCGATGACGATCAGCGCCTACCAGGGCCTCGGATCGATCGAGCAGGTCATGGTCGCGGCCGAGGAGGCGGGCAAGGGCGTCTTCGTGCTCGCCGCCACCTCGAATCCCGAGGCGAGCGCGATCCAGCGGGCCGTCCTGCAGCAGTCGAGCCGGGCGGGCTCCACCGTCGCCGGCGCGATCACCTCCGGCGTGGTCGCCTGGAACCAGGGGCGAGCGGATGCCTCGACGCGCGCGCTCGGCTCGGCCGGCGTCGTGCTCGGCGCCACCACCGACCTCGCCCTCGCGGGCATCGACACGAACTCCGAACCGCCGCGTCCCGGGCTCCCGGTGCTCGCACCGGGCTTCGGTCACCAGGGCGGCGAGCTGTCCGATCTGCGGCTGATCTACGGATCGCTGGCCGCGGGTGTCATCGTGAGCGAGTCCCGGTCGATCCTCGCCGCCGGTCCCGACGGCATCGCCGACGCGATCGCCCGCCGCGCCGACCAGGTCGGAGCAGTCGGTGTCTGA
- the carB gene encoding carbamoyl-phosphate synthase large subunit, translated as MPKRDDINSVLVIGSGPIVIGQAAEFDYSGTQACRVLRAEGVRVILVNPNPATIMTDPDFADATYIEPITPEIIESIIIKEKPDAVLPTLGGQTALNAAIALHDAGILEKHGVELIGAKVEAIRKGEDRQLFKDLVIEAGAGVARSHVAKTLEEAKEFALDLGYPLVVRPSFTMGGLGSGFAYTEQDLVRIVTQGLQNSPTTEVLLEESILGWKEYELELMRDTADNTVVVCSIENVDPVGVHTGDSITVAPALTLTDREYQKLRDIGIDIIRAVGVDTGGCNIQFAIDPADGRVIVIEMNPRVSRSSALASKATGFPIAKIAAKLAIGYRLDEIPNDITRVTPASFEPTLDYVVVKVPRFAFEKFPAADPTLTTTMKSVGEAMAIGRNFATALQKALRSLEKRGSSFHWGDETRSADELVEESRTPTDGRIVLVQQALRKGASVEQVFEATKIDPWFLDQIVLINEVADTIASAENLDTELLLLAKDHGFSDAQIGQLRGFGESDAREVRHILGIRPVYKTVDTCAGEFPALTPYHYSSYDLETEVEPSDRRKVVILGSGPNRIGQGVEFDYSCVHASFALSAAGFETIMINCNPETVSTDYDTSDRLYFEPLTLEDVLEVIHAESQTGELVGVVVQLGGQTALGLAKGLEAAGIPILGTSPDAIDLAEERGLFSGILDQAGLLAPKNGTAIDVAGAVHVAEGIGYPVLVRPSYVLGGRGMEIVYDSASLADYFVRIEGQGIVGPSHPLLVDRFLDDAIEIDVDALYDGTDLYIGGVMEHIEEAGIHSGDSSCTLPPVTLGRAEVDRVREATRAIAEGIGVRGLLNVQFAIGAGVLYVLEANPRASRTVPFVSKALGIPLAKAASRIMVGATVAELIAEGMLPASDGSRVPFDAPVAVKEAVLPFHRFRTREGLIVDSVLGPEMRSTGEVMGIDKDFPTAFAKSQLAAYGGMPLSGTVFVSVSDRDKRAIILPVLRMQQLGYDIAATEGTAEVLRRNGIRAKEVLKFSEKTSADAASVVELINRGDVDVVINTPSGRSARADGYEIRAAAVAADIPLFTTIAELSAAVASLDAVRGGFEVTSLQEYALRREATA; from the coding sequence ATGCCCAAGCGCGACGACATCAACAGCGTCCTCGTCATCGGCTCCGGGCCGATCGTCATCGGACAGGCCGCCGAGTTCGACTACTCCGGCACCCAGGCGTGCCGGGTGCTCCGCGCCGAGGGCGTTCGCGTCATCCTCGTGAACCCGAACCCGGCCACGATCATGACCGACCCCGACTTCGCCGACGCGACGTACATCGAGCCGATCACGCCCGAGATCATCGAGTCGATCATCATCAAGGAGAAGCCCGACGCGGTGCTGCCGACGCTCGGCGGCCAGACCGCGCTGAACGCGGCCATCGCGCTGCACGACGCGGGGATCCTCGAGAAGCACGGCGTCGAGCTCATCGGCGCGAAGGTCGAGGCCATCCGCAAGGGCGAAGACCGTCAGCTCTTCAAGGACCTCGTGATCGAGGCGGGCGCAGGAGTCGCTCGTTCGCACGTCGCGAAGACCCTCGAAGAGGCGAAGGAGTTCGCCCTCGACCTCGGCTACCCGCTCGTCGTGCGGCCCTCCTTCACCATGGGTGGGCTCGGCTCCGGCTTCGCGTACACCGAGCAAGACCTCGTGCGCATCGTCACGCAGGGGCTCCAGAACTCGCCCACGACCGAGGTGCTCCTCGAGGAGTCGATCCTCGGCTGGAAGGAGTACGAACTCGAGCTCATGCGCGACACGGCCGACAACACGGTCGTCGTCTGCTCCATCGAGAACGTCGATCCGGTCGGCGTCCACACCGGCGACTCGATCACGGTCGCGCCGGCGCTCACACTGACCGACCGCGAGTACCAGAAGCTCCGCGACATCGGCATCGACATCATCCGCGCCGTCGGCGTCGACACCGGCGGCTGCAACATCCAGTTCGCGATCGACCCGGCCGACGGCCGTGTCATCGTCATCGAGATGAACCCGCGCGTGTCCCGGTCGAGCGCCCTGGCCTCGAAGGCGACCGGCTTCCCGATCGCGAAGATCGCCGCGAAGCTCGCGATCGGCTACCGACTCGACGAGATCCCGAACGACATCACGCGCGTGACGCCGGCGAGCTTCGAGCCGACCCTCGACTACGTCGTGGTGAAGGTGCCCAGGTTCGCGTTCGAGAAGTTCCCCGCCGCCGACCCCACGCTGACGACGACCATGAAGTCGGTCGGCGAGGCGATGGCGATCGGCCGGAACTTCGCGACGGCACTGCAGAAGGCGCTCCGCTCGCTCGAGAAGCGCGGCTCGTCGTTCCACTGGGGCGACGAGACGCGCAGCGCCGACGAGCTCGTCGAGGAGTCCCGCACGCCGACCGACGGCCGCATCGTGCTCGTGCAGCAGGCGCTCCGCAAGGGCGCGAGCGTCGAGCAGGTCTTCGAGGCGACGAAGATCGACCCGTGGTTCCTCGACCAGATCGTGCTCATCAACGAGGTGGCCGACACGATCGCCTCGGCCGAGAACCTCGACACCGAGCTCCTCCTCCTCGCGAAGGACCACGGGTTCTCCGACGCGCAGATCGGCCAGCTCCGCGGCTTCGGCGAATCGGATGCCCGCGAGGTGCGCCATATCCTCGGCATCCGGCCCGTCTACAAGACCGTCGACACGTGCGCCGGCGAGTTCCCGGCGCTCACGCCGTACCACTACTCGAGCTACGACCTCGAGACCGAGGTCGAGCCGTCCGATCGGCGCAAGGTCGTCATCCTCGGCTCGGGTCCGAACCGCATCGGCCAGGGCGTCGAGTTCGACTACTCATGCGTGCACGCCTCGTTCGCCCTCTCGGCGGCCGGGTTCGAGACGATCATGATCAACTGCAACCCCGAGACGGTCTCGACCGACTACGACACGAGCGACCGGCTCTACTTCGAGCCGCTGACGCTCGAAGACGTGCTCGAGGTCATCCACGCCGAGTCGCAGACGGGCGAGCTCGTCGGCGTCGTCGTGCAGCTCGGCGGGCAGACCGCGCTCGGGCTCGCCAAGGGGCTCGAGGCCGCGGGCATCCCGATCCTCGGCACGAGCCCCGACGCGATCGACCTCGCAGAGGAGCGCGGGCTCTTCTCCGGCATCCTCGACCAGGCCGGACTCCTCGCCCCGAAGAACGGCACCGCGATCGACGTCGCCGGCGCCGTGCACGTGGCCGAGGGCATCGGCTATCCGGTGCTCGTGCGACCCAGCTACGTGCTCGGTGGCCGCGGCATGGAGATCGTCTACGACTCCGCCTCGCTCGCCGACTACTTCGTGCGCATCGAGGGGCAGGGCATCGTCGGGCCGAGTCATCCGCTGCTCGTCGACCGGTTCCTCGACGACGCGATCGAGATCGACGTCGACGCGCTCTACGACGGGACCGATCTCTACATCGGCGGCGTCATGGAGCACATCGAGGAGGCCGGCATCCACTCCGGCGACTCGAGCTGCACCCTGCCGCCCGTCACCCTCGGTCGTGCCGAGGTCGACCGGGTCCGCGAGGCGACGCGTGCCATCGCCGAGGGCATCGGCGTGCGGGGGCTGCTCAACGTGCAGTTCGCGATCGGCGCCGGCGTGCTCTACGTGCTCGAGGCGAACCCCCGTGCCAGCCGTACCGTGCCGTTCGTGTCGAAGGCGCTCGGCATCCCGCTCGCCAAGGCGGCCTCTCGCATCATGGTCGGCGCCACCGTCGCCGAGCTCATCGCCGAGGGCATGCTCCCCGCGTCCGACGGCTCGCGAGTGCCGTTCGACGCTCCCGTCGCCGTGAAGGAGGCGGTGCTGCCGTTCCACCGGTTCCGCACCCGCGAGGGCCTCATCGTCGATTCCGTGCTCGGCCCCGAGATGCGCTCGACGGGCGAGGTCATGGGCATCGACAAGGACTTCCCGACGGCGTTCGCGAAGAGCCAGCTCGCCGCATACGGCGGGATGCCGCTCTCGGGCACCGTGTTCGTCTCGGTCTCCGATCGCGACAAGCGCGCGATCATCCTGCCCGTGCTGCGCATGCAGCAGCTCGGCTACGACATCGCCGCGACCGAGGGCACGGCCGAGGTGCTGCGCCGCAACGGCATCCGGGCGAAGGAGGTGCTGAAGTTCAGCGAGAAGACCTCCGCCGACGCGGCATCCGTCGTCGAGCTCATCAACCGCGGCGACGTCGACGTCGTGATCAACACGCCGAGCGGTCGATCGGCTCGTGCCGACGGCTACGAGATCCGTGCCGCGGCGGTGGCCGCCGATATCCCGCTCTTCACGACGATCGCCGAGCTGTCGGCAGCCGTCGCGTCGCTCGACGCGGTGCGCGGCGGCTTCGAGGTCACGAGCCTGCAGGAGTACGCGCTGCGTCGGGAGGCGACCGCATGA
- the carA gene encoding glutamine-hydrolyzing carbamoyl-phosphate synthase small subunit — protein MTETAGASADRRTSEPAVLVLEDGRRYDGRAYGARGRTLGEAVFATGMTGYQETLTDPSYAGQIVMMTAPHIGNTGMNDEDMESARIWVAGFIVRDPSRVVSNFRSQRSLDDDLAEAGIVGISGIDTRAVTRHLRSAGAMRSGIFSGDDALLSAGEQLDLVRGGAEMAGLNLSGTVSTTEAYTLPAEGERVGSVVVLDLGVKTSTLKYLAERGFDVHVVPQSITAEEVLAMSPDALFFSNGPGDPGASDRHVDLLRTTLREGLPYFGICFGNQLLARALGFGTYKLTFGHRGINQPVLDKATGRVEITSHNHGFAVDAPIDRVSESSEGFGRVEVSHYDLNDNVVEGLNCLDIPAFSVQYHPESAAGPHDANYLFDRFREMVVANKETNA, from the coding sequence ATGACTGAGACCGCGGGGGCATCCGCCGACCGCCGCACGAGCGAACCCGCCGTGCTCGTCCTCGAAGACGGACGCCGCTACGACGGCCGCGCTTACGGCGCCCGCGGGCGCACGCTCGGCGAGGCCGTGTTCGCTACGGGCATGACGGGTTATCAAGAGACGCTCACCGACCCGTCCTACGCGGGCCAGATCGTCATGATGACCGCGCCGCACATCGGCAACACCGGCATGAACGACGAGGACATGGAGTCCGCCCGCATCTGGGTCGCCGGATTCATCGTGCGCGACCCCTCGCGCGTCGTCTCGAACTTCCGCTCGCAGCGGAGCCTCGATGACGATCTCGCCGAGGCCGGCATCGTGGGCATCAGCGGCATCGACACACGCGCCGTCACGCGGCACCTGCGTTCGGCCGGTGCGATGCGCTCCGGCATCTTCTCGGGTGACGACGCCCTGCTGTCGGCGGGCGAGCAGCTCGACTTGGTGCGCGGGGGCGCCGAGATGGCGGGACTGAACCTCTCGGGCACCGTCTCGACGACCGAGGCGTACACGCTGCCCGCCGAGGGTGAGCGGGTCGGCTCCGTCGTCGTCCTCGACCTCGGTGTGAAGACGTCGACCCTGAAGTACCTCGCCGAGCGCGGATTCGACGTGCACGTCGTGCCGCAGTCGATCACGGCCGAGGAGGTGCTCGCGATGTCGCCCGACGCGCTCTTCTTCTCGAACGGACCGGGCGATCCCGGGGCATCCGACCGCCATGTCGACCTGCTCCGCACCACCCTGCGCGAGGGCCTGCCCTACTTCGGCATCTGCTTCGGCAACCAGCTGCTCGCGCGAGCCCTGGGCTTCGGCACCTACAAGCTGACGTTCGGACACCGCGGCATCAACCAGCCCGTGCTCGACAAGGCCACCGGCCGCGTCGAGATCACCTCGCACAACCATGGCTTCGCCGTCGACGCGCCGATCGACCGCGTGAGCGAATCGTCCGAGGGCTTCGGGCGGGTCGAGGTGAGCCACTACGACCTCAACGACAACGTCGTCGAGGGCCTCAACTGCCTCGACATCCCGGCGTTCTCCGTGCAGTACCACCCCGAGTCGGCCGCTGGCCCGCACGACGCCAACTACCTCTTCGACCGATTCCGCGAGATGGTCGTCGCGAACAAGGAGACCAACGCCTGA
- a CDS encoding PH-like domain-containing protein, whose translation MDRWIGVLAAAAVLAVVALLMLRSWRRRSARDETLSSYPVPATLGAPVLETEVLYVATTPAAEPLERLALPGLAFRGSARIEVLAEGVILRIAGESTTFIPADRLLGAGFASYAIDRGVEPEGLIALTWIPLEREPAGAELRVDSYVRARHPGDPVRIIRAVNDIAAAPAAQRPKQESEASDD comes from the coding sequence ATGGATAGGTGGATCGGCGTGCTCGCCGCCGCGGCCGTCCTCGCCGTCGTGGCGCTGCTGATGCTGCGCTCGTGGAGGCGCCGCAGCGCGCGCGACGAGACGCTCTCGTCGTATCCGGTCCCCGCCACGCTGGGCGCTCCGGTACTCGAGACCGAAGTGCTCTACGTGGCGACGACTCCGGCGGCGGAACCGCTCGAGCGCCTCGCCCTCCCCGGCCTCGCGTTCCGGGGCTCGGCACGCATCGAGGTGCTGGCCGAGGGCGTCATCCTGCGCATCGCGGGGGAGTCGACGACCTTCATCCCGGCAGATCGTCTCCTCGGCGCCGGCTTCGCGAGCTATGCCATCGACCGTGGCGTCGAGCCAGAGGGCCTCATCGCCCTCACCTGGATCCCGCTCGAACGCGAGCCGGCCGGGGCCGAGCTCCGCGTCGACAGTTACGTCCGCGCCCGGCACCCGGGCGATCCAGTCCGGATCATCCGGGCTGTCAACGACATCGCCGCCGCGCCCGCCGCGCAGCGGCCGAAGCAGGAGAGCGAGGCCTCGGATGACTGA
- a CDS encoding dihydroorotase, giving the protein MTESFLITGATLPSGERADLLLRDGRIVEAGRVSDGAGATVVDADGLIALPGLVDLHTHLREPGYEQSETVLTGTQAAAAGGFTAVFAMANTSPVADTAGVVEQEASLGRAAGYATVQPIGAVTVGLKGQQLAELGAMARSRANVRVFSDDGFCVADPLLMRRALEYVKAFDGVIAQHAQEPRLTEGAQMNEGALSGELGLTGWPAVAEESIIARDVLLAEHVGSRLHVCHVSTAGSVEVIRWAKARGIDVTAEVTPHHLLLTEDLVSSYDPRFKVNPPLRRAEDVEALRAALADGTIDIVATDHAPHPAEAKQSEWDAAANGMVGLESALAVVHAAVVETGLLQWADVARVLSAAPARIGRLHGHGAPIAAGSAAELTLYDANAASAFDLDRLAGRSVNSPYLGRTLPGRVIATFHGGYPTFLDGAVRPADEVARAAAQEVVSHG; this is encoded by the coding sequence ATGACCGAGTCCTTCCTCATCACCGGCGCCACGCTGCCATCGGGCGAGCGCGCCGACCTGCTGCTGCGCGACGGCCGGATCGTCGAGGCCGGCCGCGTATCCGATGGCGCGGGCGCCACGGTGGTCGACGCCGATGGGCTCATCGCCCTCCCCGGCCTCGTCGACCTGCACACGCACCTCCGCGAGCCGGGCTACGAGCAGAGCGAGACGGTGCTCACGGGCACGCAGGCCGCTGCCGCCGGTGGGTTCACCGCCGTGTTCGCGATGGCGAACACCTCACCGGTCGCGGACACCGCCGGTGTCGTCGAACAGGAGGCGAGCCTCGGACGCGCCGCCGGCTATGCGACCGTGCAACCGATCGGCGCGGTCACCGTCGGGCTCAAGGGGCAGCAGCTCGCCGAGCTCGGCGCCATGGCCCGGTCGCGCGCGAACGTGCGGGTGTTCTCCGACGACGGGTTCTGCGTCGCCGACCCGCTCCTCATGCGCCGCGCCCTCGAATACGTCAAGGCCTTCGACGGCGTGATCGCCCAGCACGCGCAGGAGCCGCGCCTCACCGAGGGTGCGCAGATGAACGAGGGCGCCCTCTCGGGCGAGCTCGGCCTCACGGGCTGGCCCGCCGTCGCCGAGGAGTCGATCATCGCGCGCGACGTGCTGCTCGCCGAGCACGTGGGCAGTCGCCTGCACGTGTGCCACGTCTCGACCGCCGGCTCCGTCGAGGTCATCCGCTGGGCGAAGGCCCGTGGCATCGACGTGACCGCCGAGGTCACCCCGCATCATCTCCTCCTCACCGAAGACCTCGTGTCGAGCTACGACCCCCGATTCAAGGTGAACCCGCCGCTGCGCCGCGCCGAAGACGTCGAGGCGCTCCGTGCCGCGCTCGCCGACGGCACGATCGACATCGTCGCGACCGACCACGCCCCGCATCCCGCCGAGGCGAAGCAGAGCGAATGGGATGCCGCAGCGAACGGCATGGTCGGGCTCGAGTCCGCACTCGCGGTCGTGCACGCGGCGGTCGTCGAGACGGGCCTCCTGCAGTGGGCGGATGTCGCCCGCGTGCTGTCCGCGGCGCCGGCGCGCATCGGGCGACTGCACGGGCACGGCGCGCCGATCGCTGCCGGATCTGCGGCGGAGCTCACGCTCTACGACGCGAACGCGGCATCCGCGTTCGACCTCGACCGCCTCGCCGGCCGCAGCGTCAACTCGCCCTACCTCGGGCGCACCTTGCCGGGTCGCGTCATCGCGACGTTCCACGGCGGCTACCCGACGTTCCTCGACGGTGCGGTCCGACCCGCCGACGAGGTGGCCCGCGCCGCGGCCCAGGAGGTGGTGTCGCATGGATAG
- a CDS encoding aspartate carbamoyltransferase catalytic subunit: MRHLLSTRELSRDTAVGLLDIAEDMAAVQDREVKKLPTLRGKTVVNLFFEDSTRTRISFEAAAKRLSADVINFSAKGSSVSKGESLKDTAQTLQAMGADGVVIRHHASGAPYTLATSGWIDAGVVNAGDGTHEHPTQALLDAFTIRRRLHGAVSRGRGLDGVKVVIVGDLLHSRVARSNVWLLTTLGAEVELVAPPTLVPVDTSGWPATVGYDLDTALASTPDVVMMLRIQAERMHGAYFPNSREYARTWGLDDARFDRLPPTTMVMHPGPMNRGLEIAARAADSPQSTVREQVANGVSVRMAALYLLLSGERGEAR, translated from the coding sequence ATGCGCCACCTGCTCAGCACGCGCGAGCTTTCACGAGACACGGCCGTCGGCCTCCTCGACATCGCGGAAGACATGGCCGCGGTGCAGGACCGCGAGGTGAAGAAGCTCCCGACCCTCCGCGGCAAGACCGTCGTGAACCTCTTCTTCGAGGATTCCACGCGCACCCGCATCTCGTTCGAGGCAGCTGCGAAGCGGCTCTCCGCCGACGTCATCAACTTCAGCGCGAAGGGCTCGAGCGTCTCCAAGGGCGAGAGCCTCAAGGACACCGCGCAGACGTTGCAGGCGATGGGCGCCGACGGGGTGGTCATCCGCCATCATGCCTCGGGCGCGCCGTACACGCTCGCGACGAGCGGCTGGATCGACGCCGGCGTGGTGAACGCCGGCGACGGCACCCACGAGCACCCCACGCAGGCCCTGCTCGACGCGTTCACGATCCGCCGCCGGCTGCACGGCGCGGTCTCGCGTGGGCGTGGGCTCGACGGCGTGAAGGTCGTCATCGTCGGCGACCTCCTGCACTCGCGTGTGGCCCGCTCGAACGTCTGGCTGCTCACGACGCTCGGCGCCGAGGTCGAGCTCGTCGCGCCGCCGACGCTCGTGCCCGTCGACACCTCAGGGTGGCCGGCGACCGTCGGGTACGACCTCGACACGGCGCTCGCCTCCACCCCCGACGTCGTGATGATGCTCCGCATCCAGGCGGAGCGCATGCACGGCGCCTACTTCCCGAACAGCCGGGAGTACGCCCGCACCTGGGGGCTCGACGACGCCAGGTTCGACCGGTTGCCCCCGACTACGATGGTCATGCATCCCGGCCCGATGAACCGTGGGCTGGAGATCGCTGCGCGCGCCGCCGACTCGCCGCAGTCGACGGTGCGTGAGCAGGTCGCGAACGGAGTATCAGTGAGAATGGCCGCCCTCTACCTGTTGCTGTCCGGCGAGCGGGGTGAAGCCCGATGA